A single region of the Musa acuminata AAA Group cultivar baxijiao chromosome BXJ1-11, Cavendish_Baxijiao_AAA, whole genome shotgun sequence genome encodes:
- the LOC103971319 gene encoding probable F-actin-capping protein subunit beta: protein MEAAMDLMRRISPKESETALSALLSLLPHHSADLLSQVDLPLQVCMDQQLMKEFILCEYNRDADSYRSPWSNKYFPPLEDGPLPSPQLRKLEIEANEVFTVYRDQYYEGGVSSVYIWEDHNESFIACFLIKKDGSRTGHGRRGYLQEGSWDAVHVIEVGPEEEGTAHYRLTSTVMLSLTTEDKSSGTFNLSGSIRRQMSHDLSVAEGHLCNMGKMIEEMEGKLRNSLDQVYFGKTREMVCTLRPPPDGIQLRLPEN from the exons ATGGAGGCAGCAATGGATCTGATGCGCAGGATCTCCCCCAAGGAGAGCGAGACGGCGCTGTCCGCCCTGCTCTCCCTCCTTCCCCACCACTCCGCCGATCTCCTCTCCCAAGTCGACCTCCCCCTCCAG GTTTGTATGGATCAGCAGCTGATGAAGGAGTTCATATTGTGCGAGTACAACAGGGATGCGGATTCATATAG ATCGCCATGGTCTAACAAGTATTTCCCTCCTCTGGAAGATGGACCTCTTCCCTCGCCGCAACTGAGGAAATTGGAAATTGAAGCAAACGAAGTTTTTACTGTTTATCGTGACCA GTATTATGAAGGGGGTGTTTCATCTGTTTACATATGGGAGGATCACAATGAAAGTTTCATTGCATGCTTCTTGATTAAGAAAG ATGGATCAAGAACTGGCCATGGTAGAAGAGGATATTTGCAAGAAGGGTCCTGGGATGCTGTTCATGTTATAGAG GTTGGACCAGAGGAAGAGGGAACAGCTCATTATCGCTTAACCAGCACCGTCATGCTGTCTTTGACCACAGAAGACAAATCATCGGGAACTTTTAATCTGTCAGGTTCAATCAGAAGACAG ATGAGTCATGACCTTTCGGTGGCAGAGGGTCACTTGTGTAACATGGGAAAGATGATTGAGGAGATGGAAGGAAAACTCAGAAACTCGCTGGATCAG GTTTACTTCGGGAAGACAAGAGAGATGGTCTGCACCTTAAGGCCGCCACCTGATGGGATTCAACTTAGGCTGCCCGAAAACTGA
- the LOC103971334 gene encoding cytochrome P450 78A11, with product MALSTYAATDSNWWVFALPAFLGADTLRCDTPMLLLSLSIAFVSLGLLSWALSPGGPAWSHGRARRGIVTIPGPRGLPVFGSLFALSSNLPHRALAALSAAAHAKPLMAFSIGSTPAVVSSDPAVAREILSHPAFADRPLKRSARELMFSRAIGFAPSGSYWRLLRRIASTHLFSPRRIAAHEPGRHADCFAMLAAVAVEQRRAGAVRLRPHLQNAALNNIMGSVFGRRYDVSCPSGIPEVEELKAMVREGFDLLGAFNWSDHLPWLARLYDRGNVEARCAALVPRVSRFVSGIIAEHRLRNPSQKHANDDFVDVLLSLDGHEKLEEDDMIAVLWEMIFRGTDTTALLTEWAMAELVLHPGVQVKLRHEIDTVVGPRCTPTDANVARMPYLQAVVKETLRAHPPGPLLSWARLSTADVHLSNGMLVPAGTTAMVNMWSIAYDAAVWASPEVFCPERFVEAEGGANVDVRGGDLRLAPFGAGRRVCPGKNLGLATVGLWVARLVHAFEWGPAAGAPVDLGEVLKLSLEMETPLTATATPRANVVGVF from the exons ATGGCGCTGAGTACATACGCTGCGACTGACTCGAACTGGTGGGTGTTCGCCCTCCCTGCCTTTCTCGGCGCCGACACCCTCCGCTGTGACACGCCCATGCTCCTCCTGTCGCTTTCCATTGCCTTCGTTTCCCTGGGGCTCCTGTCGTGGGCGCTGTCCCCCGGCGGCCCCGCTTGGTCTCATGGCCGGGCTCGCCGTGGGATCGTCACCATCCCCGGCCCCCGCGGCCTCCCCGTCTTCGGCTCTCTCTTCGCCTTGAGTAGCAACCTCCCCCACCGCGCCCTCGCCGCCCTGTCCGCCGCCGCACACGCCAAGCCCCTCATGGCCTTTTCCATTGGTTCCACCCCTGCCGTCGTCTCATCCGACCCCGCCGTCGCCCGCGAGATCCTCTCCCACCCGGCCTTCGCCGACCGCCCTCTCAAGCGCTCCGCCCGCGAGCTCATGTTCTCCCGCGCCATCGGTTTCGCACCCAGCGGCTCGTACTGGCGACTTCTCCGCCGCATCGCCTCCACCCACCTCTTCTCCCCCCGTCGCATCGCTGCTCATGAGCCCGGCCGCCATGCCGACTGCTTCGCCATGCTAGCTGCTGTCGCCGTCGAGCAGCGCCGGGCGGGCGCCGTCCGCCTCCGCCCGCACCTACAAAACGCCGCCCTCAATAACATCATGGGCAGCGTCTTCGGGCGGCGCTACGACGTTTCGTGCCCCAGCGGCATCCCGGAGGTGGAGGAGCTCAAGGCGATGGTGCGGGAAGGGTTCGATCTCCTAGGCGCCTTCAACTGGTCCGACCATCTCCCGTGGCTTGCGCGGCTCTACGACCGTGGCAACGTTGAGGCCCGGTGCGCGGCTCTTGTGCCGCGCGTTAGCAGGTTTGTGAGTGGGATCATAGCCGAGCACCGCCTTCGGAATCCGAGCCAAAAGCATGCCAACGACGACTTTGTGGACGTGCTTCTCTCGCTGGATGGCCACGAGAAGCTCGAAGAAGACGACATGATCGCCGTCCTTTGG GAGATGATCTTTCGGGGCACGGACACGACGGCGTTGCTGACTGAGTGGGCAATGGCGGAGTTGGTGCTCCACCCAGGGGTGCAAGTCAAGCTCCGCCACGAGATCGACACCGTCGTTGGACCCCGGTGCACGCCCACCGATGCCAACGTCGCGAGGATGCCGTATCTTCAGGCCGTGGTCAAGGAGACCCTCCGCGCGCACCCGCCGGGCCCGCTGCTCTCCTGGGCCCGGCTCTCCACTGCCGACGTCCACCTCAGCAACGGGATGCTGGTCCCCGCCGGAACCACCGCCATGGTCAACATGTGGTCCATCGCCTATGACGCCGCGGTGTGGGCCAGCCCGGAGGTCTTTTGTCCGGAGCGGTTCGTTGAAGCGGAGGGCGGCGCCAACGTGGACGTCCGTGGGGGGGACCTACGGCTCGCGCCCTTTGGCGCAGGGCGCCGCGTGTGTCCCGGCAAGAACCTGGGCCTCGCCACCGTGGGGCTGTGGGTGGCGCGATTGGTCCACGCGTTCGAGTGGGGGCCAGCAGCCGGGGCCCCAGTCGACCTCGGCGAGGTGCTGAAACTGTCGCTGGAGATGGAGACTCCCCTCACGGCCACCGCCACGCCCAGGGCGAACGTCGTCGGTGTCTTTTAG